The Panulirus ornatus isolate Po-2019 chromosome 5, ASM3632096v1, whole genome shotgun sequence genome includes a window with the following:
- the LOC139748746 gene encoding uncharacterized protein produces the protein MWLGYVFIFLALWEDVHGCIKNKNEGNLPTKQPVDEEQGKKVEKSLMDDRNDKKSAEHGCPAKLAKNPPDYPHTMVDAGTLSEGEDSDFPQYDSLIGGDAGLSKEKTGNSFVLENVYFVSGETDTESETDTDFETDTDSETSKDNIFYLDSDVDSETEESYSSTSTDSEEDNDDRTEDSDRSDTTSSTGIVNMADDTDSTEESTDTETSESGSTSNLTESGKNTTDIDESGKNTTCNVTSNKPNVVDNVSSTSRLPFF, from the exons ATGTG GTTGGGTTATGTTTTCATATTCCTAGCACTCTGGGAGGATGTGCATGGTTGCATTAAGAACAAGAATGAAGGCAATTTGCCCACAAAGCAACCTGTTGATGAAGAACAGGGAAAGAAGGTTGAGAAGAGCTTAATGGATGACAG AAATGACAAAAAGTCTGCAGAACATGGATGTCCAGCCAAGCTTGCAAAGAACCCACCTGATTACCCACACACCATGGTTGATGCAGGTACATTATCAGAGGGAGAAGATTCGGACTTTCCTCAATATGACAGTCTGATAGGAGGTGACGCTGGTTTAAGCAAAGAGAAAACTGGCAATTCGTTTGTCCTTGAGAATGTATATTTTGTTTCAGGAGAGACTGATACTGAATCTGAGACTGATACCGATTTTGAGACAGATACCGATTCTGAGACCTCAAAGGATAATATTTTTTATCTTGATAGTGATGTGGATTCTGAGACTGAGGAAAGTTACAGTTCCACCTCTACAGATTCTGAGGAAGATAATGACGACAGAACTGAGGATAGCGACAGAAGTGACACTACCAGCTCCACTGGGATTGTGAATATGGCAGATGACACGGACTCTACGGAAGAGAGCACAGATACAGAGACCAGTGAGAGTGGTAGCACTTCAAACCTGACTGAGAGTGGGAAAAACACTACTGATATTGATGAGAGTGGGAAAAATACCACTTGTAATGTTACCAGTAACAAGCCTAATGTTGTTGACAATGTAAGCAGCACTTCAAGACTACCTTTCTTCTAA